From a region of the Mycobacteroides saopaulense genome:
- a CDS encoding MCE family protein codes for MNKGVRRSRLIAVIGALAVLVAAVVGAGAFWVKSATDHITLTAQFESASGLYESNVVAVLGMPVGKVTKITPMPGYVEVQFTVDKNVKVPVEAQAVTLSTSILTDRQVELSPPYRGGPALKDGDTIGLDHTKTPVEFDRVLGMLDRLSLSLKGDGKGQGPVADIVNPAARIADGNGEKIKAGLGELSKALRLSSEGGTTTREQLTAIIKNVSSLFDAAAANDGKLREFASTVRQLSQILDEESLGTGSTGRRFNELVKQAGDIVEANRDHLKQTILNSNTALKAVVDNRREISEWIDVQPLAWDNMYNAVDQDNKRLRIRFMTDRLLFESQMDKEICNMMGLRQLGCSTGTLQDYGPDFGLTYVLDGLAAMGQK; via the coding sequence ATGAACAAGGGTGTCAGAAGAAGTCGGCTGATCGCAGTGATCGGCGCACTGGCGGTACTGGTTGCAGCCGTTGTCGGTGCAGGCGCGTTTTGGGTGAAGTCGGCGACCGACCACATCACGCTGACTGCGCAATTCGAGAGCGCTTCGGGCCTTTACGAATCCAATGTGGTCGCGGTGCTGGGCATGCCGGTGGGCAAGGTCACCAAGATCACGCCCATGCCGGGATATGTGGAGGTGCAGTTCACCGTCGACAAGAACGTGAAGGTGCCCGTCGAAGCGCAGGCGGTCACGTTGTCTACGTCGATCCTGACCGATCGTCAGGTGGAACTGTCGCCTCCGTACCGCGGTGGTCCCGCGCTCAAGGACGGCGACACCATTGGGTTGGACCATACGAAGACCCCGGTGGAGTTTGATCGTGTGTTGGGCATGCTGGATCGGCTTTCGCTGTCTCTCAAGGGAGATGGCAAGGGACAGGGGCCGGTGGCCGATATCGTCAACCCCGCCGCCCGCATTGCCGACGGCAACGGGGAGAAGATCAAGGCTGGGCTCGGCGAGCTGTCCAAGGCTCTGCGTCTGAGCTCAGAGGGGGGAACGACAACCCGCGAGCAGCTGACGGCCATCATCAAGAACGTCAGTTCACTGTTCGATGCGGCGGCAGCCAACGATGGCAAGCTGCGTGAATTCGCCTCCACCGTGCGTCAACTGAGCCAAATCCTCGATGAGGAGTCGTTGGGCACCGGCTCTACCGGGCGCAGGTTCAACGAGCTTGTCAAGCAGGCCGGTGACATTGTCGAGGCGAATCGCGACCACCTCAAACAAACCATCCTGAATTCGAACACCGCGCTGAAGGCGGTGGTCGACAACCGTCGTGAGATCTCTGAGTGGATCGACGTCCAACCGTTGGCCTGGGACAACATGTACAACGCCGTGGACCAGGACAACAAGCGTCTGCGTATCCGGTTCATGACCGACCGGCTGCTGTTCGAGAGCCAGATGGACAAAGAGATCTGCAACATGATGGGGCTGCGCCAATTGGGTTGCAGCACAGGAACCCTGCAAGACTATGGACCTGATTTCGGGCTGACCTACGTGCTGGATGGACTCGCCGCGATGGGACAGAAATGA
- a CDS encoding MlaD family protein, with translation MRFRGPLIGLAVFMTVALTLGWLVYATLLREVSGSTTAYSARFTDVYGLREGDDVRMAGVRVGRVQKIELVDNEQARVDFVVQNDQKLYGNTIASVTYQNIVGQRYLGLSPGKSGNPASSTVLAAGATIPVERTDPSFDVTTLLNGYEPLFSTLSPEQADNLTKGVIQSLQGDNASIVTLVSQTSTLTKTFAGRDQALGNAITSLNTVTGNLAQQNESLDKVLTQTRQMVSDLDSRRPELVSAAGSLSQTMRRLSKITNDVFPSLEEIVTRQPGFTNHVVGIEPQYAFLGDNLPIVLKGLSRFYSEGAFINVYMCDLNLTGFFPGLNDVIPIIVNAATPGNVAQYTPRCRNMANG, from the coding sequence ATGAGATTCCGTGGTCCATTGATCGGCCTCGCGGTCTTCATGACCGTGGCCCTGACACTCGGTTGGCTGGTGTACGCCACGCTGCTTCGTGAGGTATCGGGAAGCACCACAGCCTATTCGGCGCGCTTTACCGATGTGTACGGGCTGCGCGAAGGTGACGATGTGCGCATGGCCGGTGTGCGGGTCGGTCGCGTCCAGAAGATCGAGCTGGTTGACAACGAGCAGGCCCGGGTCGATTTCGTGGTCCAGAACGATCAGAAACTGTATGGCAACACGATAGCCTCGGTGACCTACCAAAACATCGTGGGACAGCGCTATCTGGGCCTGTCACCGGGGAAGTCCGGCAACCCTGCCAGCAGCACAGTGCTGGCCGCCGGAGCAACTATCCCGGTGGAGCGCACCGACCCGTCCTTCGATGTCACCACCCTGCTCAATGGCTACGAGCCGCTGTTCAGCACGCTTTCCCCCGAGCAGGCCGACAACCTGACCAAGGGCGTTATCCAATCCCTGCAGGGAGACAATGCCTCCATCGTCACTCTGGTCAGCCAGACATCCACGCTGACAAAGACATTCGCGGGTCGGGACCAGGCTCTGGGTAATGCGATCACCAGTCTGAATACCGTGACCGGCAATCTTGCGCAGCAGAACGAGAGCCTGGACAAGGTGCTTACCCAGACGCGTCAGATGGTGTCGGATTTGGATAGCAGGCGCCCCGAGCTGGTGTCGGCGGCGGGCTCACTGTCGCAGACCATGCGCCGCCTCTCGAAGATCACCAACGACGTGTTCCCCTCGCTGGAAGAGATCGTCACCCGGCAGCCGGGATTCACCAACCACGTGGTGGGCATCGAACCGCAGTACGCGTTTCTCGGGGACAACCTGCCGATCGTGCTGAAGGGCCTGTCTCGCTTCTACTCCGAGGGCGCGTTCATCAACGTCTACATGTGCGATCTGAATCTCACCGGCTTCTTCCCCGGCCTGAATGACGTGATACCGATCATCGTCAACGCGGCGACCCCAGGGAACGTGGCCCAGTACACCCCGCGATGCAGGAACATGGCCAATGGCTGA
- a CDS encoding MlaD family protein, with the protein MAVRTARMAAATLMTATVLSGCATNGLGDLPLPAPGIGSGGYHLTALFSNVLNLPDSAKVKLAGADVGQVDEMYVRNFTAVTTLRILDGVRLPKGSTAELRSATPLGDVFVSIRPPVGASTDGPLLTDGDTIGLDSTSAAATVEAVLSSAALASNGGAVRNLTNVVNGFGKATGDQGRAFGDLINDSNQLLATLNSRSAQISEALTQTSQLADQVDAKNQVVTDIVKAAGPATETLASNTAQLSELLLMLGDTTRQLQKFPSIAGTDTSGRSIIKDANTVAKAWNDVALDPDTSLAAFNRIFPSAIKATAGNSLSLHASLDQLVLGSIPDVGSYADIGTHGPKRYNWAQLAGSVKYTLWRLQERVVGKGQFGQDVPVRPSPTEPGVIETIRPTDAPPGAGR; encoded by the coding sequence ATGGCGGTGCGGACGGCACGGATGGCGGCGGCCACGTTGATGACGGCCACCGTCCTCAGCGGATGTGCCACCAATGGACTGGGCGACCTACCGCTGCCGGCGCCCGGCATCGGCAGTGGCGGCTACCACCTCACCGCGCTGTTCTCGAATGTCCTGAATCTGCCCGACAGCGCGAAGGTCAAGTTGGCCGGCGCCGACGTGGGGCAGGTCGACGAGATGTACGTGCGTAACTTCACGGCCGTCACCACACTCCGGATTCTCGATGGGGTGCGGCTGCCCAAGGGCAGTACCGCCGAATTGCGTTCGGCCACACCGCTGGGTGATGTCTTTGTATCGATCCGTCCTCCTGTGGGGGCATCCACCGATGGTCCGCTGCTCACGGATGGGGACACGATCGGGCTTGACTCCACGAGTGCCGCCGCGACCGTGGAGGCCGTGCTCAGCTCGGCCGCTTTGGCCTCCAATGGCGGCGCGGTGCGCAACCTGACGAACGTTGTCAATGGCTTTGGTAAGGCCACCGGGGATCAGGGACGAGCCTTCGGAGATCTGATCAACGACTCCAACCAGCTACTGGCAACGCTGAACTCGCGGTCGGCGCAGATCTCCGAGGCCCTCACGCAGACATCGCAATTGGCAGATCAGGTAGATGCCAAGAATCAGGTGGTCACCGACATCGTGAAGGCGGCCGGGCCGGCAACAGAGACGTTGGCCTCCAACACAGCACAGCTCTCCGAACTGCTGCTCATGTTGGGTGACACGACGCGTCAGCTGCAGAAGTTTCCGTCGATCGCAGGCACCGATACCAGCGGCCGCAGCATCATCAAGGACGCGAACACGGTGGCCAAGGCATGGAATGACGTGGCACTGGATCCCGATACCAGCCTGGCGGCATTCAACCGCATTTTCCCCTCGGCCATCAAAGCGACCGCGGGAAATTCGCTTTCACTGCACGCCTCGCTGGATCAGCTGGTGCTCGGTTCGATACCTGACGTGGGCTCCTACGCCGATATCGGCACGCACGGGCCCAAGCGCTACAACTGGGCTCAGTTGGCCGGCTCCGTCAAATACACACTGTGGCGCCTGCAGGAACGCGTCGTAGGCAAGGGTCAATTCGGTCAAGACGTTCCGGTGCGCCCCAGCCCCACAGAGCCGGGTGTCATTGAAACCATCCGGCCAACGGACGCTCCGCCGGGAGCTGGGCGATGA
- a CDS encoding AI-2E family transporter codes for MTHADAAESVHPYVRKGAAWAWRLLVLLAFGLTFLWLFWHLKTITIPLLLALMGSALLVPTVNYLQRHKVPRSLAVVVVLLAGTAAVGGILTFVVDQFIKGLPDLSAQLTNSIESLKNWAIHSRFHISEEQIGKAGDALVNAIKDNQGKVTSGALATATTVTEIITGAVLTLFTTIFFLYGGKEIWEFVTRIFPKDARPRVRRAGALGFGSLIGYVRATVAVALVDAIGIGVGLAAFSVPLALPLASLVFLGAFIPIIGAAISGFVAVFIALITKGAFTAAMILVIVIVVMQVEGHVLQPLIMGHAVQIHALAVVLSIAAGGVLGGIIGALLAVPTVAVLNTAIRALIEPYDSDDPYLLEGEEEAEILDPEMVPDQGPPAVKAGPGNGVPELGPAPPKD; via the coding sequence ATGACGCACGCTGACGCAGCCGAGTCGGTTCATCCGTATGTGCGCAAGGGGGCGGCCTGGGCGTGGCGCCTGCTGGTGCTGCTTGCCTTCGGACTCACCTTCCTGTGGCTGTTCTGGCATCTCAAAACGATCACCATCCCGCTGCTCCTGGCTCTGATGGGATCGGCGCTGCTGGTGCCGACGGTCAACTACCTTCAGCGCCACAAGGTTCCGCGCTCATTGGCGGTAGTCGTCGTGCTGCTCGCCGGCACCGCGGCGGTGGGCGGGATCCTGACCTTCGTGGTGGACCAATTCATCAAGGGTCTGCCGGATTTGTCGGCCCAGCTGACCAACAGCATCGAGTCGCTGAAGAACTGGGCGATTCACAGCCGGTTCCACATCAGCGAGGAGCAGATCGGCAAGGCTGGTGACGCACTGGTCAACGCCATCAAAGACAACCAGGGCAAGGTCACCAGTGGAGCCCTGGCCACGGCCACCACGGTCACCGAGATCATCACCGGCGCCGTGCTGACATTGTTCACCACCATCTTCTTCCTCTACGGGGGCAAGGAGATCTGGGAGTTCGTCACCCGAATCTTCCCCAAGGACGCGCGCCCGCGGGTGCGCCGTGCCGGTGCGCTGGGTTTCGGATCGCTGATCGGCTACGTGCGCGCCACCGTCGCGGTGGCGCTGGTCGATGCGATCGGTATCGGGGTGGGCCTGGCGGCCTTCAGCGTGCCGCTTGCACTTCCCTTGGCCTCGCTGGTGTTCCTGGGTGCGTTCATTCCGATCATCGGTGCGGCGATATCGGGATTCGTGGCGGTGTTCATCGCGCTCATCACCAAGGGCGCCTTCACCGCGGCCATGATCTTGGTGATCGTCATTGTGGTGATGCAGGTGGAAGGCCATGTGCTGCAACCGCTCATCATGGGCCACGCGGTCCAGATCCACGCCCTGGCCGTGGTGCTGTCCATCGCGGCGGGCGGCGTGTTGGGCGGCATCATCGGTGCGCTCCTCGCGGTACCGACGGTTGCCGTTCTCAATACCGCCATCCGCGCGCTCATCGAACCGTATGACTCCGATGATCCGTATCTGCTTGAAGGAGAAGAGGAAGCAGAGATACTCGATCCGGAGATGGTGCCCGACCAAGGTCCGCCCGCGGTGAAGGCCGGCCCGGGTAACGGTGTGCCGGAGTTGGGTCCGGCCCCGCCGAAGGATTGA
- a CDS encoding response regulator: protein MVVDDHPMWRDGVSRDLQAAGLRVVATADGVASSGRIAATVKPDVVLMDMQLTDGDGAQATAAVLAVSPGSHILVLSASAEREDVLEAVKAGATGYLVKSASATELIDAVKSTAKGQAVFTPGLAGLVLGEFRRMSSAPATDADETPRLSERETEVLRLVAKGLSAKQIATRLSLSHRTIENHVQSTLRKLQLGNRVELTRYAIEHGLDE from the coding sequence ATGGTGGTCGATGACCATCCGATGTGGCGGGACGGGGTCTCCCGCGACCTGCAGGCCGCGGGGCTGCGCGTGGTGGCCACCGCCGATGGCGTCGCGTCCTCCGGCCGGATAGCGGCGACGGTGAAACCCGATGTGGTGCTGATGGATATGCAACTCACCGACGGTGACGGTGCGCAAGCCACCGCAGCGGTACTGGCCGTGTCCCCGGGCAGCCACATCCTGGTGCTCTCGGCCTCGGCCGAGCGCGAAGATGTGTTGGAAGCGGTGAAAGCCGGAGCCACAGGATATTTGGTGAAGAGTGCCTCGGCCACCGAGCTCATCGATGCCGTGAAGTCAACGGCCAAGGGGCAGGCGGTGTTCACACCGGGCTTGGCCGGACTGGTGCTCGGGGAGTTCCGGCGCATGTCGAGCGCTCCGGCGACCGATGCCGACGAGACTCCGCGGCTTTCCGAACGAGAGACCGAGGTGCTGCGGCTCGTCGCGAAGGGGTTGAGCGCCAAGCAGATCGCCACGCGACTGTCGCTCAGTCACCGGACCATCGAGAATCATGTGCAGTCGACGCTGCGCAAGCTGCAATTGGGCAACCGCGTGGAGCTCACGCGATACGCGATCGAGCACGGGCTCGACGAATAG
- a CDS encoding MlaE family ABC transporter permease: MTAPGGQVAAEDGAAAIQDWATGYVKRHPLESLSTVGEQFILGVRTIQWFFVDLFTGQFQWQEFVRQGAFQAATAVMPVILVTLPIGVTLSIQFALLAGQVGATSLAGAASGIAIIRQAASLVAAVLMASAVGSAITADLGSRTMREETDAMEVMGVSVIRRLVVPRFAAAIMIAVALTAVVCFVGFLGAYLFNVYWQGGAPGSFVSTFASFATPDDMVLAVLKAIIYGAIVAVVSCQKGLSTKGGPIGVANSVNAAVVESILLLMVVNVAISQLYIMLFPRTGL; this comes from the coding sequence GTGACCGCACCCGGCGGACAGGTCGCGGCCGAGGACGGAGCCGCAGCCATCCAGGACTGGGCTACCGGATACGTCAAGCGCCACCCCCTCGAATCCCTGAGCACTGTCGGGGAGCAGTTCATACTCGGGGTCCGCACCATTCAGTGGTTCTTCGTCGACCTATTCACGGGGCAGTTCCAGTGGCAGGAATTCGTCAGGCAGGGTGCCTTCCAGGCAGCGACGGCGGTAATGCCGGTCATCCTGGTAACCCTGCCCATCGGGGTGACGCTGTCGATCCAGTTCGCACTGCTCGCCGGTCAGGTCGGTGCGACGTCACTGGCGGGTGCGGCCAGCGGTATCGCCATCATCCGGCAGGCCGCCTCGCTGGTGGCTGCGGTGTTGATGGCCTCTGCCGTGGGTTCTGCGATCACCGCCGACCTGGGCTCGCGGACCATGCGCGAGGAGACCGACGCCATGGAGGTCATGGGCGTCTCGGTGATCCGCCGACTCGTCGTCCCCCGCTTCGCCGCCGCCATCATGATCGCGGTGGCACTGACCGCGGTGGTGTGCTTTGTCGGATTCCTTGGTGCCTATCTGTTTAACGTCTACTGGCAGGGCGGCGCACCCGGCAGTTTCGTATCGACCTTCGCCTCCTTCGCGACTCCCGATGACATGGTGTTGGCGGTCCTGAAGGCCATCATCTACGGCGCCATCGTGGCGGTGGTGTCGTGTCAGAAGGGCCTGTCGACCAAGGGCGGGCCCATCGGTGTCGCCAACTCCGTGAACGCCGCGGTGGTGGAATCGATCTTGCTACTGATGGTCGTGAACGTCGCCATCAGCCAGCTGTACATCATGCTGTTCCCGCGGACGGGGCTGTGA
- a CDS encoding MlaD family protein, with protein sequence MPNPFEVDGRGPSDNQLLTLSVVTLAAIVALTGTMLLKSAGRLNDYVPVVADLMNVGDGLPQKSDVKYHGVLVGEVDDVTPATGAKPNFVHINLKPQYVKSIPSTATARVVPSNVFAVSSVQLVDRGPGAPIRAGAHIAEDQELPTVLFQTTVSKLRDVLNATGRGREDNSVGILAAVGAATDSRRVKLLAGGAQLNRLITELNAIVATDTGPSTASALLNAAEGLKQSAPDLLDSLHQAVQPMQTLAEKREQLTTLLHAGLTTVGTNKKAFDNHTDQLIGITTELTPPIGVFAKNADKFVPIFRNINKLSRNWFEQMWMADRDVPNMPISITLAPSYTYTRADCPRYGEVKGPSCFTAPEQVVRPDLPETLLPQNYKVPPDLAPPAGTVIGPNGNLVAVAPPRVVPPGGPNLTDPNPPLPPWQPFPVPRVPGTSDPDDLEPPPPPAVPPIPPAPVAPGGINGAGRPALAPASYGGNVGPVGSRGERDQLRVIAGGSATSATQLLLGPVARGSAVSFVKEGPS encoded by the coding sequence ATGCCTAACCCCTTTGAAGTGGATGGGCGCGGTCCGTCAGATAACCAGCTTCTGACGCTTTCCGTTGTCACGCTCGCGGCGATCGTGGCGCTCACCGGCACCATGTTGTTGAAATCTGCCGGGCGGCTTAACGATTACGTACCCGTGGTCGCCGACCTGATGAATGTCGGTGATGGTCTGCCGCAGAAGTCAGATGTGAAGTATCACGGCGTGCTGGTCGGTGAGGTCGACGACGTCACCCCGGCCACCGGCGCCAAGCCGAACTTCGTGCACATCAATCTGAAACCGCAGTACGTCAAGTCCATCCCGTCGACGGCCACCGCCCGCGTGGTGCCGAGCAACGTGTTCGCGGTGTCTTCGGTGCAGCTGGTCGACCGCGGGCCCGGTGCGCCTATCCGCGCGGGTGCCCATATCGCCGAGGATCAAGAGCTGCCCACGGTTCTCTTCCAGACCACGGTCAGCAAGTTGCGTGATGTCCTCAACGCCACCGGCCGTGGCCGCGAGGACAATTCGGTGGGCATCTTGGCCGCGGTCGGCGCCGCCACCGACAGTCGCCGAGTCAAGCTGCTGGCCGGTGGGGCGCAGCTCAACCGGCTGATCACCGAGTTGAACGCGATCGTGGCCACCGACACGGGGCCGTCCACAGCCTCGGCGCTTCTGAACGCGGCCGAAGGCCTCAAACAAAGTGCGCCCGACCTTTTGGACTCACTGCACCAGGCCGTGCAACCCATGCAGACCCTCGCCGAGAAGCGCGAGCAGCTTACGACGCTGCTACACGCCGGGCTGACCACGGTGGGCACCAATAAGAAGGCGTTCGACAACCACACTGACCAGCTCATCGGAATCACCACCGAACTCACCCCGCCGATCGGTGTCTTCGCCAAGAACGCGGACAAGTTCGTCCCGATCTTCCGGAACATCAACAAGCTGTCCCGGAACTGGTTCGAGCAGATGTGGATGGCGGACCGAGACGTCCCCAATATGCCGATCTCCATCACCTTGGCGCCGAGTTACACCTACACCCGCGCCGACTGCCCTCGGTATGGAGAGGTGAAGGGCCCGAGCTGTTTCACTGCCCCTGAGCAGGTCGTGCGTCCGGATCTGCCCGAGACCCTGCTGCCCCAGAACTACAAGGTGCCCCCGGATCTGGCTCCGCCGGCCGGAACGGTGATCGGCCCCAACGGAAACCTGGTCGCGGTGGCCCCACCGAGAGTCGTCCCTCCTGGTGGCCCGAACCTGACGGACCCCAACCCACCGCTGCCGCCGTGGCAGCCCTTCCCGGTGCCCCGCGTGCCTGGTACCTCAGATCCTGACGATCTGGAACCGCCTCCGCCGCCAGCGGTACCACCGATACCGCCCGCGCCGGTCGCTCCCGGCGGAATCAACGGGGCAGGTAGGCCGGCCCTGGCCCCTGCCTCATACGGCGGGAACGTCGGCCCCGTCGGCAGCCGCGGTGAGCGGGACCAACTCCGTGTGATCGCCGGCGGTTCAGCGACTTCCGCAACTCAATTGCTGCTCGGCCCGGTGGCCAGGGGGAGTGCGGTGTCGTTCGTCAAGGAAGGACCCTCATGA
- a CDS encoding MlaD family protein yields the protein MAERSRWQKIKNRPVETYNKIWLGFVAIAVIASLIGAMLLVKALGLGYTSYTAEFVQAASLRPGQPITVAGIPVGNITSMKLVGDHVEAGLKVRDDIRLGKDTKASIRVTTILGSRYLDLRPRGADSLPGKTIDLAHTEVPYDLQAALAGATNTFEQVDFDKVAQSLSVLGTQLQGLPDVVPRAMENIQSLSSVIADRRDQLGTLLKSTEKVTSTLRRQQSGIGVLINQGQDILEEIVTRRNTFHAMLQSFTNLVEQLSKVVVQDRAQLDAMLKTAHELSDMLGKHDDLLRSLYPIAPVLIRGIANSTGTGNAIDINLTNGLLVDSWMCAISGRAKQFGMIPYFKDCK from the coding sequence ATGGCTGAGCGATCCAGGTGGCAGAAGATCAAGAACCGGCCCGTCGAGACCTACAACAAGATCTGGCTGGGCTTCGTCGCGATCGCGGTGATCGCGAGTCTCATCGGTGCGATGTTGCTGGTAAAAGCGCTGGGCCTGGGATACACGAGCTACACCGCCGAGTTCGTCCAGGCGGCCTCGCTACGGCCGGGTCAGCCGATAACCGTGGCGGGCATCCCCGTCGGCAACATCACGAGCATGAAGCTGGTGGGTGATCATGTCGAGGCCGGCCTGAAGGTCCGCGACGACATCCGTCTCGGTAAGGACACCAAGGCATCGATCAGGGTCACCACCATCTTGGGGTCGCGCTATCTGGATCTGCGTCCCAGAGGGGCAGATTCACTGCCGGGCAAGACAATTGACCTTGCACACACCGAGGTCCCCTATGATCTGCAGGCTGCGCTGGCGGGAGCGACCAACACCTTCGAGCAGGTCGATTTCGACAAGGTGGCGCAGTCTCTCAGTGTGCTGGGCACACAGCTCCAGGGATTGCCCGATGTCGTTCCGCGGGCAATGGAGAACATCCAATCGCTGTCCTCGGTCATCGCCGATCGGCGCGATCAGCTGGGCACACTGCTCAAGAGCACAGAGAAGGTGACCAGCACGCTGCGGCGGCAGCAGTCCGGTATTGGAGTCCTGATCAATCAGGGGCAGGACATCCTTGAAGAGATCGTGACGCGGCGCAACACCTTTCACGCGATGCTGCAGTCATTCACCAATCTGGTGGAACAGCTGAGCAAGGTTGTGGTCCAGGACCGGGCGCAGCTCGACGCGATGCTCAAGACGGCGCATGAGCTCTCGGACATGCTGGGTAAACACGATGACCTGCTGCGCAGCCTGTACCCGATCGCGCCGGTTCTGATACGCGGTATCGCCAACTCGACCGGCACCGGCAACGCCATCGATATCAATCTGACGAACGGCTTGCTGGTCGATTCGTGGATGTGCGCGATCAGTGGACGTGCAAAGCAATTCGGAATGATCCCGTACTTCAAGGACTGCAAGTGA
- the macS gene encoding MacS family sensor histidine kinase, with product MASGTGTVPRWVSGNDPTASLWRAAQVFRLASFGYALLASQLASYTNYDRQALSWALYAGMAIWTGFAAVALSRNWFRRWQLVLCDQVIVIALMLAGRLVVDVQWYSGHQTLPTTLWVANAVVSMGLLRGQLAGVISGFVLAAISIAARGLPVSALWLDATMPALVVVGLAIGAASTTAKRTFHELRRAERAAAAAIERERLSRQVHDGVLQVLSYVKRRGTEIGGPTAELAVIAGEQEVALRELISGATQTTFADDELVDLRPLLRTQASTAVSVSAPGSPVLIGQHMASELAAVVRSALSNVALHAGPQAHAYVLVEDLQDSVVVTVRDDGSGIADGRLDQAEREGRMGVSRSILGRVADLGGAVLLETAPGAGTEWEITVPKSQEVGV from the coding sequence ATGGCATCCGGAACCGGAACCGTCCCTCGCTGGGTGAGCGGCAACGATCCGACAGCATCGCTGTGGCGCGCGGCGCAGGTGTTCCGACTGGCGAGCTTCGGATATGCCCTGCTGGCCTCGCAGTTGGCGTCCTACACCAACTACGACCGGCAGGCATTGAGCTGGGCCCTGTACGCCGGTATGGCGATATGGACGGGTTTTGCGGCAGTAGCGCTGTCGCGCAACTGGTTTCGTCGCTGGCAGCTGGTGTTGTGCGATCAGGTGATCGTGATCGCGTTGATGCTGGCCGGTCGCCTGGTTGTCGACGTGCAGTGGTACAGCGGGCACCAAACATTGCCGACAACGTTGTGGGTGGCCAACGCGGTCGTGTCCATGGGGCTGCTGCGCGGACAACTTGCCGGCGTCATATCCGGTTTCGTGCTTGCCGCGATCAGCATCGCGGCGCGGGGACTGCCGGTCAGCGCGTTGTGGCTCGACGCGACCATGCCGGCGTTGGTAGTGGTGGGCCTTGCGATCGGCGCGGCGTCGACCACCGCGAAGCGCACCTTCCATGAGCTGCGTCGCGCCGAACGGGCGGCCGCCGCAGCGATAGAGCGCGAACGGCTGTCGCGGCAGGTGCACGACGGAGTGCTGCAAGTGCTGTCCTATGTGAAGCGTCGCGGCACCGAGATCGGGGGCCCGACAGCCGAACTGGCTGTCATCGCGGGAGAGCAGGAGGTCGCGCTCCGGGAGCTCATCTCGGGTGCGACACAGACGACGTTCGCCGATGACGAGTTGGTCGACCTGCGTCCGCTGCTGCGGACGCAGGCCAGTACCGCGGTGTCGGTGTCCGCGCCCGGCTCCCCGGTACTCATCGGCCAGCACATGGCCAGTGAGCTGGCCGCGGTGGTGCGCAGCGCGCTCTCCAACGTCGCACTGCACGCCGGACCGCAGGCGCACGCCTACGTGCTCGTCGAGGATCTGCAGGACTCGGTGGTGGTGACGGTGCGCGATGACGGCAGCGGGATCGCCGACGGCAGACTCGATCAGGCCGAACGTGAGGGCCGCATGGGGGTGTCTCGTTCGATCCTGGGCCGGGTGGCCGACCTCGGTGGGGCGGTACTGCTGGAGACGGCCCCCGGAGCGGGTACCGAATGGGAGATCACGGTGCCCAAGTCTCAGGAGGTGGGTGTGTGA
- a CDS encoding MlaE family ABC transporter permease codes for MTVSSYLSPGRRPFIRVYNRVRRPLMRFGHMVAFFFRALSGIPVVLRQYPKEFLRHLSDIAWGNGSLVVGGGTAGVALVLGITAGALVAIESYNFLDLLGLGPATGIISSLASTRELAPIMASLAFAMQAGCRFTAQLGSMRIAEEIDAMDSVAIRPIPFLVTTRLMAAIIAVIPLYLACLAISYVSCQVMVGILSGGSVGSYLHYFGIGVSGIDVVYSIIKTVVFVWIASTVQCYYGFYASGGPEGVGIAAGHAMRAAITVVVMVNMLLTMALWSVDAGARLGG; via the coding sequence ATGACGGTATCCAGCTATCTGTCGCCGGGGCGCAGGCCATTCATACGCGTCTACAACAGAGTTCGCCGGCCGCTGATGCGATTCGGCCACATGGTGGCCTTCTTCTTCCGCGCCCTGAGCGGCATTCCAGTGGTGCTGCGCCAGTACCCCAAGGAGTTTCTGCGTCATCTGTCCGATATCGCCTGGGGCAATGGCTCATTGGTGGTCGGCGGCGGGACCGCCGGAGTGGCATTGGTCCTGGGCATTACCGCGGGCGCTCTGGTGGCCATCGAGTCGTACAACTTCTTGGACCTTCTCGGGCTGGGGCCCGCCACCGGCATCATCAGCTCATTGGCCAGCACTCGTGAGCTCGCACCGATCATGGCCTCTCTCGCGTTCGCGATGCAGGCAGGTTGCCGGTTCACCGCACAACTGGGCTCGATGCGGATCGCCGAGGAGATCGACGCCATGGATTCGGTTGCAATTCGACCGATTCCGTTTCTGGTGACCACCAGGCTGATGGCGGCGATCATCGCGGTGATCCCGCTGTACCTGGCCTGCCTTGCGATCAGCTACGTGTCCTGTCAGGTGATGGTGGGCATTCTCAGCGGCGGCTCGGTGGGGTCGTATCTGCACTACTTCGGCATCGGCGTGAGCGGTATCGACGTCGTGTATTCGATCATCAAGACGGTCGTCTTCGTGTGGATCGCCTCGACGGTGCAGTGCTACTACGGCTTCTACGCCAGCGGCGGACCGGAAGGTGTGGGAATTGCTGCCGGCCACGCCATGCGTGCGGCCATCACCGTTGTGGTCATGGTGAACATGCTGCTGACCATGGCGCTGTGGAGCGTGGACGCCGGTGCCAGGTTGGGCGGATAG